The Streptomyces sp. NBC_01255 genome window below encodes:
- a CDS encoding amino acid permease: MIALGGAIGAGLFVGSGFGIAAAGPGILVSYGLAGVLTVLVMRMLGEMSAARPVTGSFAEHARAAFGPWAGLLAGWMYWALLVVSVAAEAVGAAHIVEGWVPAVPGWVWVAVFMSLFTVSNLAGVRNFGELEFWFAGLKIAAIAGFLVLGVVVLAGLLPGTPSPGTAHLIGDGGFLPHGWYGVAVGMVAAVFAFGGLETVTIAAAECDDPVRAVRTGVRAVMWRVAVCYLGSMAVIVALVPWNDPAVADGPYAAVMARIGVPGAADLMKAVVLVALLSAMNANIYGSSRMLYALVGRGDAPRALGRLRKGVPYAAVLASAAFGFVSVILSLLWPRTVFPFLLNSIGAAILVVWALIAASHLRLHGTSARAVVALAGIGGVLLFMLGDEASRIQLLTTGAWAAALLVWARVRVVRRARTGPGTDPLPS; this comes from the coding sequence ATGATCGCGTTGGGTGGGGCCATCGGGGCCGGACTGTTCGTCGGCTCGGGGTTCGGGATCGCCGCCGCCGGGCCCGGGATCCTCGTCTCGTACGGCCTCGCCGGCGTCCTGACCGTCCTGGTGATGCGGATGCTCGGCGAGATGTCCGCGGCCCGCCCGGTCACGGGCTCCTTCGCGGAGCACGCGCGGGCGGCGTTCGGGCCGTGGGCCGGGCTCCTCGCCGGGTGGATGTACTGGGCGCTGCTCGTCGTGAGCGTCGCCGCCGAGGCCGTCGGCGCGGCGCACATCGTCGAGGGCTGGGTGCCGGCCGTGCCCGGCTGGGTGTGGGTGGCCGTCTTCATGAGCCTGTTCACCGTGAGCAACCTCGCCGGCGTCCGGAACTTCGGCGAGCTGGAGTTCTGGTTCGCCGGTCTCAAGATCGCCGCGATCGCCGGGTTCCTCGTCCTGGGGGTCGTGGTGCTGGCCGGTCTGCTCCCGGGCACGCCCTCGCCCGGGACCGCGCACCTCATCGGCGACGGCGGCTTCCTGCCGCACGGCTGGTACGGCGTCGCCGTCGGCATGGTCGCGGCCGTCTTCGCCTTCGGCGGTCTGGAGACCGTCACCATCGCCGCGGCCGAGTGCGACGACCCCGTCCGCGCGGTCCGCACCGGCGTACGGGCCGTCATGTGGCGGGTCGCCGTCTGCTACCTCGGCTCGATGGCCGTGATCGTCGCCCTCGTCCCGTGGAACGACCCCGCCGTGGCCGACGGCCCGTACGCCGCCGTCATGGCCCGCATCGGCGTTCCCGGCGCCGCCGACCTCATGAAGGCCGTCGTGCTCGTCGCGCTCCTGTCCGCGATGAACGCCAACATCTACGGCTCCTCGCGCATGCTGTACGCCCTCGTCGGGCGCGGCGACGCGCCCCGAGCGCTCGGCCGGCTGCGCAAGGGAGTCCCGTACGCGGCCGTCCTCGCCTCCGCCGCCTTCGGCTTCGTCTCGGTGATCCTCAGCCTGCTCTGGCCGCGCACGGTCTTCCCGTTCCTGCTCAACTCCATCGGCGCCGCGATCCTCGTCGTCTGGGCGCTGATCGCCGCCTCCCACCTGCGCCTGCACGGCACGTCCGCACGGGCGGTCGTCGCCCTCGCGGGGATCGGCGGGGTGCTGCTCTTCATGCTGGGCGACGAGGCGAGCCGTATCCAGCTCCTGACCACCGGCGCGTGGGCGGCGGCCCTGCTGGTGTGGGCCCGGGTCAGGGTCGTCAGGCGGGCGCGTACCGGGCCAGGAACAGATCCACTCCCGAGCTGA
- a CDS encoding cupin domain-containing protein: MSLLHPSYPAPRYFGEQGELTARFRPADAEPDYVSGPGPGGTAYHYLSKNTSTDGEYGLYRVDMGPEAGGPSAHFHKAMSEAFFVLSGSVRLFDGEKWITAGSGDHLYVPVGGLHAFRNDAAEPASMLMLFAPGAPREEYFEAITQLADLSDAERVEFCERHDSFFV, encoded by the coding sequence ATGTCCCTCCTCCACCCCTCCTACCCCGCCCCCCGCTACTTCGGCGAGCAGGGCGAGCTCACCGCCCGCTTCCGGCCCGCCGACGCCGAGCCCGACTACGTCTCGGGGCCGGGGCCGGGCGGCACCGCGTACCACTACCTGTCCAAGAACACCTCGACCGACGGCGAGTACGGCCTGTACCGCGTCGACATGGGGCCCGAGGCGGGCGGCCCGAGCGCCCACTTCCACAAGGCCATGTCGGAGGCGTTCTTCGTCCTCTCCGGCAGCGTGCGGCTGTTCGACGGGGAGAAGTGGATCACCGCCGGCTCCGGCGACCACCTGTACGTCCCCGTCGGCGGACTGCACGCCTTCCGCAACGACGCCGCCGAACCCGCCTCGATGCTCATGCTGTTCGCCCCCGGCGCGCCCCGCGAGGAGTACTTCGAGGCGATCACGCAGCTCGCCGACCTGAGCGACGCCGAGCGGGTGGAGTTCTGCGAGCGCCACGACAGCTTCTTCGTGTAG
- a CDS encoding LysE family transporter, which translates to MTGAVVAGLLAGYGIAIPVGAVGAHLVAVAARSPWRTGAGAALGIAAADGLYATLAVLGGAALVPLLAPVASPLRWASAVVLVILAAVSTRAAVRTYRSGATTAEAAPPAPRRAFLTFLGITVLNPMTVVYFTALVLGGHSTTGATEATVFVLAAFVASASWQLLLATGGTLLGHLVTGPRGRLTTALASGVLITALAVGLVW; encoded by the coding sequence GTGACGGGCGCGGTGGTGGCCGGCCTGCTGGCCGGCTACGGCATCGCGATCCCGGTCGGCGCCGTCGGCGCCCACCTGGTGGCGGTCGCGGCTCGCTCCCCCTGGCGTACGGGGGCGGGCGCGGCGCTCGGCATCGCCGCCGCGGACGGGCTGTACGCGACGCTCGCGGTTCTCGGGGGCGCGGCCCTCGTCCCTCTCCTCGCTCCCGTGGCGAGCCCGCTGCGCTGGGCTTCGGCCGTGGTCCTCGTGATCCTGGCGGCCGTCTCCACGAGGGCTGCGGTGCGCACGTACCGCTCCGGAGCGACGACCGCCGAGGCCGCTCCGCCGGCGCCCCGGCGGGCGTTTCTCACGTTCCTGGGGATCACGGTCCTCAACCCCATGACGGTGGTCTACTTCACCGCTCTCGTCCTCGGCGGCCACTCGACGACGGGCGCGACGGAAGCGACGGTGTTCGTCCTCGCCGCCTTCGTGGCCTCGGCGAGCTGGCAACTCCTCCTCGCCACCGGAGGCACGCTCCTCGGCCACCTCGTCACGGGCCCCCGGGGCCGCCTGACGACGGCCCTCGCCTCGGGTGTGCTGATCACGGCGCTGGCGGTGGGTCTGGTGTGGTGA
- a CDS encoding dihydrofolate reductase family protein codes for MRNVTYSMGVSLDGYIVGPDGGFDWTDPGDEVFRFWIDEIRHVDVHLLGRRLYETMLYWETADQDPTLDDANREWTALWKPLPKVVFSTTLTEVQGNARLLSGGLAEEIERLRAEPGEGDIAIGGATLAAGAAEAGLIDEYQVMVYPVLVGGGIPFFARDERRVDLELVETRPIGSKVVYLRYRVTR; via the coding sequence ATGCGCAACGTGACCTATTCGATGGGCGTCTCACTCGACGGCTACATCGTCGGGCCGGACGGCGGCTTCGACTGGACGGACCCCGGCGACGAGGTCTTCCGCTTCTGGATCGACGAGATCCGGCACGTCGACGTCCACCTGCTGGGGCGTCGGCTGTACGAGACGATGCTGTACTGGGAGACCGCCGACCAGGATCCGACGCTCGACGACGCCAACCGCGAGTGGACCGCGCTCTGGAAGCCGCTCCCGAAGGTGGTGTTCTCCACCACGCTGACGGAGGTGCAGGGCAACGCCCGCCTGCTCTCCGGTGGTCTGGCGGAGGAGATCGAGCGGCTGCGGGCCGAGCCGGGGGAGGGCGACATCGCGATCGGCGGTGCGACGCTCGCCGCCGGGGCGGCCGAGGCGGGTCTGATCGACGAGTACCAGGTCATGGTCTACCCGGTGCTGGTCGGCGGCGGCATTCCGTTCTTCGCCCGGGACGAGCGCCGGGTCGATCTCGAACTCGTCGAGACCCGCCCCATCGGCTCGAAGGTCGTCTACCTCCGCTACCGCGTGACGCGTTAG
- a CDS encoding protein-tyrosine phosphatase family protein, producing MNETWSATGAGVLRLPSGRLVRGRGLRRPLPDGPAPDFAVHLLGKQPPEVPWEFRWLRWPDFRLPTSHAQALAVLGEAYARADAERVEIACGGGRGRTGTALACLAVLDGAPADEAVEFVRRNYDPRAVETPWQRRYVSRFLG from the coding sequence GTGAACGAGACCTGGAGCGCCACGGGCGCTGGTGTGCTGCGGCTTCCCTCCGGGCGTCTGGTCCGGGGCCGCGGCCTTCGCCGGCCGCTTCCGGACGGTCCGGCGCCTGACTTCGCCGTCCATCTGCTCGGCAAGCAGCCTCCCGAGGTCCCCTGGGAGTTCCGCTGGCTGCGCTGGCCGGACTTCCGGCTGCCCACCAGTCACGCACAGGCCCTTGCCGTCCTCGGCGAGGCGTACGCCCGTGCCGACGCCGAACGTGTCGAGATCGCCTGCGGCGGTGGCCGTGGCCGGACCGGCACAGCCCTGGCCTGTCTCGCTGTCCTGGACGGAGCACCGGCCGACGAGGCAGTGGAGTTCGTGCGCCGGAACTACGACCCCCGTGCAGTCGAAACCCCCTGGCAGCGGCGCTACGTCTCACGCTTCCTGGGCTGA
- a CDS encoding NADPH-dependent FMN reductase — translation MTASKPTSTILAISGSIRADSHNTQLLRAAQKFNTGQEIEIYEGLRDIPPYDQDLDTPELRPAVVNELRRRVMEADGLLIATPEFNYSIPGVLKNALDWLSTDWTRTEGLPLNRKPTAILGAAPTNFGTVRAQIALRQVFVWTDNDVVVKPEVHVFRSHERFDAEGNLTDETTIELLQLLLTNLQSKIDSAA, via the coding sequence ATGACCGCGTCCAAGCCCACGTCCACGATCCTCGCCATCTCCGGCTCGATCCGCGCCGACTCGCACAACACCCAACTGCTGCGAGCGGCCCAGAAGTTCAACACCGGCCAGGAGATCGAGATCTACGAGGGCCTGCGCGACATCCCGCCGTACGACCAGGACCTCGACACGCCCGAGCTGCGCCCGGCCGTCGTGAACGAGCTCCGCCGGCGGGTAATGGAGGCGGACGGACTGCTCATCGCCACCCCGGAGTTCAACTACTCCATCCCCGGCGTCCTCAAGAACGCCCTCGACTGGCTGAGCACCGACTGGACCCGCACCGAGGGCCTGCCCCTGAACCGCAAGCCCACGGCGATCCTCGGCGCCGCGCCGACCAACTTCGGCACGGTCCGCGCGCAGATCGCCCTGCGTCAGGTCTTCGTCTGGACGGACAACGACGTCGTGGTGAAGCCGGAGGTGCACGTGTTCCGCTCGCACGAGCGCTTCGACGCCGAGGGCAACCTGACGGACGAGACGACGATCGAGCTCCTCCAGCTCCTCCTGACCAACCTCCAGTCCAAGATCGACTCGGCGGCCTGA
- a CDS encoding TetR/AcrR family transcriptional regulator, protein MDAQGAIDEYGIPIIPDPADAASRKRQAIIDAALAEFLAEGYSAASMDAITRASGVSKATIYKHFGSKERLFLAVIGGVLPKTYADLEPSNSTLADAPDLRAALLRLTTDWARILLRPDIMSLRRLVIGEIDRFPQLGQLWYRVSYDMNNGPLVEAFTELHARGTLDVPDPKLAVQQLVAVTVGVPQLVRTFSPDAVIEDAELTRVISSGVDLFLARYAPA, encoded by the coding sequence ATGGACGCCCAGGGCGCCATCGACGAGTACGGCATCCCGATCATCCCGGACCCCGCCGACGCGGCCTCGCGCAAGCGGCAGGCGATCATCGACGCCGCCCTCGCCGAGTTCCTCGCCGAGGGCTACTCCGCGGCCTCCATGGACGCGATCACCCGCGCCTCCGGTGTCTCCAAGGCGACGATCTACAAGCACTTCGGCAGCAAGGAGCGTCTGTTCCTCGCCGTCATCGGCGGTGTCCTGCCGAAGACGTACGCCGATCTGGAGCCCTCCAACTCCACCCTCGCCGACGCCCCCGACCTGCGGGCCGCGCTCCTCCGGCTCACCACCGACTGGGCGCGGATCCTGCTGCGGCCCGACATCATGTCGCTGCGGCGCCTGGTGATCGGCGAGATAGACCGTTTCCCGCAGCTCGGCCAGCTCTGGTACCGGGTCAGCTACGACATGAACAACGGCCCGCTCGTCGAGGCCTTCACCGAGCTGCACGCGCGCGGCACGCTCGACGTGCCCGACCCGAAACTCGCCGTGCAGCAGCTCGTCGCGGTGACGGTGGGCGTACCGCAGCTCGTGCGGACCTTCTCGCCCGACGCGGTGATCGAGGACGCCGAGCTGACGCGGGTGATCAGCTCGGGAGTGGATCTGTTCCTGGCCCGGTACGCGCCCGCCTGA
- a CDS encoding DUF2087 domain-containing protein translates to MTSHPSRPVADLFSADGRLKAIPRKPARREALLAHLAETLFDADRSYRESEVNEALLTVHEDFSALRRYLVIGGFLTRTKDGADYRRQQQPGSPGGAIPAAA, encoded by the coding sequence ATGACCAGTCATCCTTCCCGTCCCGTCGCGGACCTGTTCTCCGCCGACGGGCGCCTCAAGGCGATCCCGCGCAAGCCCGCGCGCCGCGAGGCGCTCCTCGCGCACCTCGCCGAGACCCTCTTCGACGCGGACCGCTCCTACCGTGAGTCCGAGGTCAACGAGGCCCTGCTCACGGTGCACGAGGACTTCTCGGCCCTGCGCCGCTACCTCGTGATCGGCGGCTTCCTCACCCGTACGAAGGACGGCGCGGACTACCGCCGACAGCAGCAGCCCGGCTCCCCCGGAGGCGCGATCCCCGCCGCCGCGTGA
- a CDS encoding MFS transporter has translation MPTPPTTDADTTPAPAPALTPATTDVRERAGGGGLFLALLAAPAAMGVSGPTLALPEAARGLAVSPGTAAWLLTAYGIGMAVGTPLLSAAGGRRGPAGTVRAGAAVLVLGAALTLVAPNLQLAVAGRALEAAGAAGLNVAAFQIAGRDRSGRAPGLVAIGSAVGGTTGLFIGAAVAGTLGWRATLLLPLLSLLALVPALRLAGRAAPKAGPESGHRPRTPALTLPLPLDVLRDHGFRTAAGLMLALSTVNFALLYAAPRRVTALTGWTGVETGAAASIATLVGALLSWQLIRAAPRLGTRRTRLLLAAGSLAAAALAAFAPWAAVVLVGSATSSFVTAGGQGLLTGAATGRLPEARHATAIGLFNLAFLIGVAAGPAAAEALQSTP, from the coding sequence ATGCCCACACCCCCGACCACCGACGCCGATACGACCCCCGCTCCCGCCCCCGCCCTCACCCCCGCGACAACCGACGTCCGCGAGCGGGCAGGGGGCGGCGGTCTGTTCCTCGCGTTACTCGCCGCGCCCGCCGCGATGGGCGTGTCCGGGCCGACCCTGGCCCTGCCCGAAGCCGCCCGCGGACTCGCTGTCTCCCCCGGGACGGCAGCCTGGCTGCTGACCGCCTACGGGATCGGCATGGCGGTCGGTACGCCCCTGCTGTCCGCGGCGGGCGGGCGGCGCGGCCCCGCCGGGACCGTCCGGGCCGGCGCGGCCGTCCTCGTCCTGGGCGCGGCCCTCACCCTCGTCGCCCCGAACCTGCAGCTGGCCGTCGCCGGGCGCGCCCTGGAAGCGGCGGGCGCGGCCGGTCTCAACGTCGCGGCCTTCCAGATCGCCGGCCGGGACCGCTCGGGCCGGGCGCCCGGGCTCGTCGCGATCGGCAGCGCGGTCGGCGGCACGACGGGCCTCTTCATCGGCGCGGCCGTCGCCGGGACGCTCGGCTGGCGCGCGACCCTGCTGCTCCCGCTCCTCAGCCTGCTCGCCCTCGTACCGGCGCTGCGCCTCGCGGGCCGCGCCGCACCCAAGGCGGGACCCGAGAGCGGGCACCGGCCCCGTACCCCCGCACTCACCCTCCCCCTCCCCCTCGATGTGCTGCGCGACCACGGCTTCCGCACCGCCGCCGGGCTCATGCTCGCGCTCTCCACCGTCAACTTCGCCCTGCTGTACGCGGCTCCGCGTCGCGTCACCGCCCTCACCGGCTGGACCGGCGTGGAGACCGGCGCGGCGGCCTCGATCGCCACCCTGGTGGGCGCCCTGCTGTCCTGGCAGCTGATCCGCGCCGCCCCCCGCCTCGGCACGCGCCGGACGCGGCTGCTGCTCGCGGCCGGATCACTGGCGGCGGCCGCCCTGGCCGCGTTCGCGCCCTGGGCGGCGGTGGTCCTCGTCGGCTCGGCGACCAGCTCCTTCGTCACGGCCGGCGGTCAGGGGCTGCTCACCGGCGCGGCGACCGGGCGGCTCCCGGAGGCGCGGCACGCGACGGCGATCGGGCTGTTCAACCTGGCCTTCCTGATCGGCGTGGCGGCGGGCCCGGCCGCAGCGGAGGCACTCCAGAGCACACCCTGA